The Oceanispirochaeta sp. M1 sequence GCCTGTCCCTCCACCGGTAAATACAATAGTTTTTTTCATATTATTCTTCAAACCTTTTTTCTGCCTGTATTTTAATCTGATCCAGTTCTCTGTCAATGGAGCTCATGTCATGTTTCATGCGCAGATTATCCAGCTGAGTCAGGATTTCTCTATATTCTGCCTTTGTCTTTTTATGGGCCAGCATCCTGATGCGTCTTGGAAGCTCTTTTTTTAAAATAGCGGGCTGAGGTCCTGATTTTTCAATGATGCTGAATATCTGTTTTAACTCCTCCGTCCTGCTTTTACATGCACAGCTTTCCAGAAGATAAAGCAGTTTTTTAAGTGAAGAAGAGGACCAGTTTTTCAGATTACTTTCAATTGTCAGGAAGAGGGATTGTTTCAGATTCAGCCTCAGGGGATTCCCACTGTAAATAAGGTTTATTTCACACCCTGTTAAATCTCCGAATGCCTGGGCAAGAGAATTGATTTTATACACTTTCTTTTCCATAAGAGCCAACTCTCTGAGGAGAAGAATCTTTCTGATTTTATTCCTTGAATATGTATTTGAAGGGAGTCCTGTATCTACCGCCATTACAAATTCTATATTGCTGTGCAGGCGGTGATTACTCTGACGGCCGCCCCTGTATTTTGTATATTCATTGCTGATAATGCTTATTTTTCCTTTCTCTTCACAAATATTCATCATTGTTTCAAAAGGGATAACACCATCATTGCTGTAACTGATGAGAATCCGTTTGGATCTTGTGTTCTTCAGTAACTCTGAGAAAGCTTCGGAGGCCTTGTTTTTATAACAGTAGGAGGATCTGGTTTTAATCCAGTCTTTTCTGATTGCGGCTTTCTCCTTGAGAATACCCTTCTCATTAAGAATCATGGGTGC is a genomic window containing:
- a CDS encoding DNA adenine methylase; this encodes MSILNEAYLKEQLITYIGNKRRLLPLIHQALQKSRDNSEQAVFTDMFAGSGVVSRLARLMGYQVYSNDWEEYSRILGESHLTLNQNDIPNLFGSSNSLQELLNEINNLSMPAEEERYMSLYYSPSDEDIQKADYRVERLFYTRENALRIDAIRNYIEYNFPPDSTGDKLKIRNLLIGLLLGECSRHTNTSGVFKAFHKGFGGHGKDALQRILKTIELPYPVLPENAAPARVFRTDANDLVRSDELPDADVTYMDPPYNQHQYGSNYHILNTIALWDKIPAPMILNEKGILKEKAAIRKDWIKTRSSYCYKNKASEAFSELLKNTRSKRILISYSNDGVIPFETMMNICEEKGKISIISNEYTKYRGGRQSNHRLHSNIEFVMAVDTGLPSNTYSRNKIRKILLLRELALMEKKVYKINSLAQAFGDLTGCEINLIYSGNPLRLNLKQSLFLTIESNLKNWSSSSLKKLLYLLESCACKSRTEELKQIFSIIEKSGPQPAILKKELPRRIRMLAHKKTKAEYREILTQLDNLRMKHDMSSIDRELDQIKIQAEKRFEE